In the Micromonospora narathiwatensis genome, one interval contains:
- the xseA gene encoding exodeoxyribonuclease VII large subunit — translation MSEAGQGGSDAGRSTSEEPWPVRVVSQKIGAWIARLGWVWVDGQVAQISRRPGATTVFLTLRDPSADLSLTVTTNRDVLDAGAPELREGARVVLRAKPEFYAARGTLSLRADEIRQVGLGELLARLEKLKKLLAAEGLFDRARKRRPPFLPGRIGLITGRASAAERDVLTNTRRRWPAVEFRTVNVAVQGPSAVPQIVDALKVLDADPTIDVIIIARGGGSIEDLLPFSDEALCRAVFACRTPVVSAIGHETDAPLLDYVADVRASTPTDAAKRIVPDLTEEIRLIGQARSRLERAVRNLVDREQHRLDLLRSRPVLARPQVMVDQRAADVAALRDRTGRCLDHRLGAAADDLRHTLARLRALSPAATLDRGYAIVQRADGQVVRAAGDVTKGDPLRVRLAEGELTATVDG, via the coding sequence GTGAGTGAGGCGGGGCAGGGCGGCAGCGACGCGGGGCGGAGCACGTCCGAGGAGCCGTGGCCGGTCCGGGTGGTCAGCCAGAAGATCGGCGCCTGGATCGCGCGGCTGGGCTGGGTCTGGGTGGACGGGCAGGTCGCTCAGATCAGCCGCCGGCCCGGCGCGACCACGGTCTTCCTCACCCTGCGTGACCCGTCGGCCGATCTCAGCCTGACCGTCACCACAAACCGGGACGTGCTCGACGCGGGCGCGCCGGAGCTGCGCGAGGGTGCCCGGGTGGTGCTGCGCGCCAAGCCCGAGTTCTACGCCGCCCGGGGCACGCTCAGCCTGCGGGCCGACGAGATCCGCCAGGTCGGGCTCGGCGAGCTGCTGGCCCGGCTGGAGAAGCTCAAGAAGCTGCTCGCCGCCGAGGGGCTCTTCGACCGGGCCCGCAAGCGTCGCCCGCCGTTCCTGCCCGGGCGGATCGGGCTGATCACCGGCCGCGCCTCGGCCGCCGAGCGGGACGTGCTGACCAACACCCGGCGGCGCTGGCCGGCGGTGGAGTTCCGGACGGTCAACGTCGCGGTGCAGGGCCCGAGCGCGGTGCCGCAGATCGTTGACGCGCTGAAGGTGCTCGACGCCGACCCGACCATCGACGTGATCATCATTGCCCGGGGTGGCGGCAGCATCGAGGACCTGCTGCCCTTCTCCGACGAGGCGCTCTGCCGGGCGGTTTTCGCCTGCCGTACGCCGGTGGTCAGCGCGATCGGCCACGAGACGGACGCGCCCCTGCTGGACTACGTCGCCGACGTCCGCGCGTCGACGCCGACCGACGCGGCGAAGCGGATCGTCCCCGACCTCACCGAGGAGATACGTCTCATCGGCCAGGCCCGGTCCCGGCTGGAGCGGGCGGTCCGCAACCTGGTCGACCGGGAGCAGCACCGCCTCGACCTGCTCCGCTCCCGTCCGGTGCTGGCCCGCCCGCAGGTGATGGTCGACCAGCGGGCCGCCGACGTCGCCGCCCTGCGCGACCGTACGGGCCGCTGCCTGGACCACCGGCTCGGGGCCGCCGCCGACGACCTGCGACACACCCTGGCCCGGCTGCGCGCCCTCTCCCCCGCGGCCACCCTCGACCGGGGGTACGCGATCGTCCAGCGCGCCGACGGCCAGGTGGTTCGCGCCGCCGGCGACGTGACCAAGGGCGACCCGCTGCGGGTACGCCTCGCCGAGGGCGAGCTGACCGCGACGGTCGACGGCTGA
- a CDS encoding NAD-dependent epimerase/dehydratase family protein: MALHVIVGAGPVGTATARLLAERGDRVRVVTRRGTGPEHPAVERIAADAADAARLTALTEGAVALHNCANPAYHRWPVDWPPLAAALLTAAERTGAVLATVGNLYGYGPVDAPMTEATPLAATGAKGRVRNRMWADALAAHRAGRIRMTEVRGSDYVGVGGTSLAMMVLPRVLAGQRVFLPVDWDAPHTWTYIPDVARTLVAAATDERARGRAWHVPSAPAVPMRDLAARAAAVVGAPAPRLSRMPYPVLWLGGLANPMARELRETAHQFHRPFVMDSTAATATLGIEPTPLDQAIKETVAGLRA, translated from the coding sequence ATGGCCCTGCACGTGATCGTCGGCGCCGGACCCGTCGGCACCGCCACCGCCCGCCTGCTCGCCGAGCGCGGCGACCGGGTGCGGGTGGTGACCCGCCGCGGCACCGGACCCGAGCACCCGGCCGTCGAGCGGATCGCCGCCGACGCCGCCGACGCGGCCCGGCTCACCGCGTTGACCGAGGGCGCGGTGGCGCTGCACAACTGCGCCAACCCGGCGTACCACCGGTGGCCGGTCGACTGGCCGCCGCTGGCCGCCGCGCTGCTCACCGCCGCCGAGCGGACCGGGGCGGTGCTCGCGACCGTCGGCAACCTCTACGGGTACGGGCCGGTCGACGCCCCGATGACCGAGGCGACCCCGCTCGCCGCGACCGGCGCCAAGGGGCGGGTGCGGAACCGGATGTGGGCCGACGCGCTCGCCGCGCACCGGGCCGGCCGAATCCGGATGACCGAGGTACGTGGCTCCGACTACGTCGGCGTCGGCGGCACCTCGCTGGCGATGATGGTGCTCCCCCGGGTGCTCGCCGGGCAACGGGTGTTCCTGCCGGTGGACTGGGACGCGCCGCACACCTGGACGTACATCCCGGATGTCGCCCGTACCCTGGTCGCCGCCGCGACCGACGAGCGGGCCCGGGGACGGGCCTGGCACGTGCCCAGCGCGCCCGCCGTGCCGATGCGGGACCTGGCCGCCCGCGCGGCGGCCGTGGTCGGCGCACCGGCGCCGAGGTTGAGCCGGATGCCCTACCCGGTGCTCTGGCTCGGCGGACTCGCCAACCCGATGGCCCGTGAGCTGCGGGAGACCGCCCACCAGTTCCACCGGCCGTTCGTGATGGACTCGACCGCCGCCACCGCCACCCTCGGCATCGAGCCGACCCCGCTGGACCAGGCGATCAAGGAGACGGTGGCGGGGCTGCGCGCCTGA
- a CDS encoding aggregation-promoting factor C-terminal-like domain-containing protein, whose amino-acid sequence MSRLWSRFGARTAAVALLSVGVAGGYYLGEDRQTQQQGLTAQVGLQVDRAEYAYQRDRQAGQRVDSARQRAAEYQAKLRAAAAAKDAAERARKAEAAAATRKKERLAAEAAAKAAKPYDGPIPTSCAQYSGNRQVGCAIMLAEGFGIDQFPCLDRLWTKESGWNHKAYNEGSGAYGIPQALPGSKMASVADDWKTNPATQIKWGLGYIEGRYDNPCSAYQHSQNKGWY is encoded by the coding sequence GTGAGTCGGCTGTGGAGCCGGTTCGGCGCCCGTACGGCCGCTGTCGCGCTGCTCTCCGTGGGCGTTGCCGGCGGCTACTACCTGGGCGAAGACCGACAGACCCAGCAACAGGGCCTGACCGCGCAGGTCGGCCTGCAGGTCGACCGGGCGGAGTACGCGTACCAGCGTGACCGGCAGGCCGGCCAGCGCGTGGACTCGGCCCGGCAGCGGGCCGCCGAGTACCAGGCGAAGCTGCGCGCCGCGGCGGCGGCCAAGGATGCCGCCGAGCGGGCCCGCAAGGCCGAGGCGGCGGCCGCCACACGCAAGAAGGAGCGGCTGGCGGCCGAGGCCGCGGCGAAGGCGGCCAAGCCGTACGACGGGCCGATCCCGACCTCCTGCGCCCAGTACAGCGGCAACCGGCAGGTCGGCTGCGCGATCATGCTGGCCGAGGGCTTCGGCATCGACCAGTTCCCGTGCCTGGACCGGCTCTGGACCAAGGAGAGCGGCTGGAACCACAAGGCCTACAACGAGGGCTCCGGGGCGTACGGGATTCCGCAGGCCCTGCCCGGCAGCAAGATGGCCTCCGTCGCGGACGACTGGAAGACCAACCCGGCCACCCAGATCAAGTGGGGCCTCGGTTACATCGAGGGCCGGTACGACAACCCGTGCTCTGCCTACCAGCACTCCCAGAACAAGGGCTGGTACTGA
- a CDS encoding DMT family transporter yields the protein MTATATATTPTLPTGRRVAGVGLATASGVAVAVQSRINGELGVRLADGIAAAVVSFGLGLLVLLVLVPATPGGRRGLAALRAALREGSLRPWQCLGGVCGALLVATQGLTIGTLGVAVFTVAVVAGQSGSSLLVDRAGIGPTGRQPVTPYRLVGAALTVLAVLLAVSDRLGDPGALALALLPLAAGVGIAWQQAVNGRVRGAAGSALTATLVNFTVGTLALLATLAVEVAIRGRPAGGFPSEPWLYLGGPIGIVFIALAAAIVRFTGVLLLGLATIAGQVVGAVLLDVLLPTAASHPGPTTLVGAALTLVAVLVAALGPPRR from the coding sequence GTGACCGCGACCGCGACGGCGACAACCCCCACGCTGCCGACCGGGCGGCGGGTCGCCGGCGTCGGGCTGGCCACCGCCTCAGGGGTCGCGGTGGCCGTACAGTCCCGGATCAACGGCGAACTGGGCGTACGACTGGCCGACGGGATCGCCGCCGCGGTGGTCTCGTTCGGCCTGGGCCTGCTGGTGCTGCTGGTGCTGGTCCCCGCCACCCCGGGCGGCCGGCGGGGCCTGGCCGCCCTCCGGGCGGCGTTGCGGGAGGGCTCGCTGCGGCCGTGGCAGTGCCTCGGCGGGGTGTGCGGCGCCCTCCTGGTCGCCACCCAGGGGCTGACCATCGGCACGCTCGGCGTGGCCGTGTTCACCGTCGCCGTGGTGGCCGGGCAGTCCGGCAGCAGCCTGCTGGTCGACCGGGCCGGCATCGGCCCGACCGGGCGGCAGCCGGTCACCCCGTACCGCCTGGTCGGCGCGGCGCTGACCGTGCTGGCCGTGCTGCTGGCGGTGAGCGACCGGCTCGGCGACCCGGGTGCGCTGGCGCTGGCCCTGCTGCCGCTGGCGGCCGGGGTGGGCATCGCCTGGCAGCAGGCGGTGAACGGCCGGGTACGGGGAGCGGCCGGCAGTGCCCTGACCGCCACCCTGGTCAACTTCACCGTCGGTACGCTGGCGCTGCTCGCCACCCTCGCCGTGGAGGTGGCGATCCGGGGCCGCCCGGCCGGCGGCTTCCCGAGCGAGCCGTGGCTCTACCTGGGCGGCCCGATCGGCATCGTGTTCATCGCGTTGGCCGCCGCGATCGTCCGCTTCACCGGGGTGCTGCTGCTCGGCCTGGCCACCATCGCCGGGCAGGTCGTCGGGGCCGTCCTGCTGGACGTGCTGCTGCCGACCGCCGCCTCGCACCCCGGCCCGACCACCCTGGTCGGTGCGGCACTGACCCTGGTCGCGGTCCTCGTCGCGGCGCTCGGCCCGCCGCGCCGCTGA
- a CDS encoding DUF4245 domain-containing protein, with product MEAAQPADRVPTDATPPDGQPPVRTTAGPTPQAGEPALVESAGAAPLADSGEPARHPAAPAGGARARSERSPKDMALSLLVLLVPIALLLAFYRGFLGGEEPTTVDPTTAVEQAREEAAFPVSQPEGLGSDWRTVSARYRAEPGGATLRIGYLTPEGRGAQLVESNVPADKLLPAELSGGQPQGPAALPGGSWQRYTARSNEHALVLLEPTRTVIVIGDAGENELRELATALR from the coding sequence GTGGAAGCCGCACAGCCTGCCGACCGCGTACCCACCGACGCCACCCCGCCCGACGGCCAGCCGCCCGTCCGGACGACCGCCGGTCCGACCCCGCAGGCCGGGGAACCGGCGCTGGTCGAATCGGCCGGCGCCGCGCCGCTGGCCGATTCGGGCGAGCCGGCCCGCCACCCGGCCGCGCCCGCCGGCGGGGCCCGGGCGCGCTCCGAGCGGTCGCCGAAGGACATGGCGCTCTCGCTGCTGGTGCTGCTGGTCCCGATCGCGCTGCTGCTCGCCTTCTACCGGGGGTTCCTCGGTGGTGAGGAGCCGACCACCGTCGACCCGACGACCGCCGTCGAGCAGGCCCGGGAGGAGGCCGCGTTCCCGGTCAGCCAGCCTGAGGGGTTGGGCTCGGACTGGCGTACGGTGAGCGCCCGCTACCGGGCCGAGCCGGGCGGCGCGACGCTGCGGATCGGCTACCTGACCCCGGAGGGGCGCGGAGCGCAGCTCGTGGAGAGCAACGTGCCCGCCGACAAGCTGCTCCCGGCCGAGCTGAGCGGCGGCCAGCCGCAGGGGCCGGCCGCCCTGCCGGGCGGAAGCTGGCAGCGGTACACCGCCCGGAGCAACGAGCACGCCCTCGTCCTGCTGGAACCGACCCGTACGGTGATCGTGATCGGTGACGCCGGGGAGAACGAGCTGCGCGAGCTGGCCACCGCGCTGCGCTGA
- a CDS encoding NAD(P)/FAD-dependent oxidoreductase: MREVDVAVIGAGPAGLFAAYYAGFRGLSVAVIDALPEPGGQVAAMYPEKLILDVAGFPAIKGRELVANLVAQAAPFHPEYLLGTRAEKLAYLDGRPVLGLAGGEQLHCGAVLVTGGLGSFTPRPLPVADGFLGAGIVYFVPQPAELAGQDVVIVGGGDSAFDWAVTLQPIARSVTLVHRREKFRAHASTVARVRSLPVRVVVNAEVTRLYGEDQVTGAELTVRGGVAEKVPASTVVAALGFTADLGPLAEWGLTLDRRHIVVDSTMATNLPRIFAAGDITEYPGKVRLIATGFGEAATAVNNAAVTIDPTAHLFPGHSSDAG, translated from the coding sequence ATGCGCGAGGTCGATGTCGCGGTGATCGGGGCCGGTCCGGCCGGGCTCTTCGCCGCCTACTACGCCGGGTTTCGTGGGCTCTCGGTGGCGGTGATCGACGCGTTGCCCGAGCCGGGCGGCCAGGTGGCCGCCATGTACCCGGAGAAGCTCATCCTGGACGTCGCCGGATTTCCCGCGATCAAGGGCCGGGAACTGGTGGCGAACCTGGTCGCACAGGCCGCCCCGTTCCACCCCGAGTATCTGCTCGGCACCCGGGCGGAGAAGCTCGCCTACCTCGACGGGCGGCCGGTGCTCGGCCTGGCCGGGGGCGAGCAACTGCACTGCGGGGCGGTGCTGGTGACGGGCGGGCTGGGCAGCTTCACACCCCGGCCGCTGCCGGTGGCCGACGGATTCCTGGGCGCCGGCATCGTCTACTTCGTACCGCAGCCGGCCGAGCTGGCTGGCCAGGACGTGGTCATCGTGGGCGGCGGAGATTCGGCCTTCGACTGGGCGGTCACGCTCCAGCCGATCGCCCGGTCGGTGACCCTGGTGCACCGGCGGGAGAAGTTCCGCGCCCACGCCTCGACCGTCGCCCGGGTGCGGTCGCTGCCCGTCCGGGTGGTGGTCAACGCCGAGGTGACCCGCCTGTACGGCGAGGACCAGGTCACCGGCGCCGAGCTGACCGTACGCGGCGGCGTGGCGGAGAAGGTGCCGGCGAGCACCGTGGTCGCCGCGCTCGGCTTCACCGCCGACCTCGGGCCGCTCGCCGAGTGGGGGCTGACCCTGGACCGGCGGCACATCGTGGTGGACAGCACGATGGCGACCAACCTGCCCCGGATCTTCGCGGCCGGGGACATCACCGAATACCCGGGCAAGGTCCGGCTGATCGCCACCGGGTTCGGCGAGGCCGCCACGGCGGTGAACAACGCGGCCGTGACGATCGACCCGACCGCCCACCTCTTCCCGGGGCACTCCTCCGACGCCGGTTGA
- a CDS encoding exodeoxyribonuclease VII small subunit — MTDEKKDERLSYEQARAELATVVERLEAGGTSLEESLALWERGEQLAETCQRWLDGARARIDAARQGTDA; from the coding sequence ATGACTGACGAGAAGAAGGACGAGCGGCTCAGCTACGAGCAGGCCCGCGCCGAGTTGGCCACCGTGGTCGAGCGGTTGGAGGCCGGCGGCACCTCGCTGGAGGAGTCGTTGGCGCTCTGGGAGCGCGGCGAGCAGCTCGCCGAGACCTGCCAGCGCTGGCTGGACGGCGCGCGGGCGCGTATCGACGCCGCCCGCCAGGGCACCGACGCCTGA
- a CDS encoding rhomboid family intramembrane serine protease has product MTWRDNPTGGNPHRFGTEAFYASLGRAFVAMCAVVPVLFLIEALDVGLRLNLDVTAGIIPHRIQGLDGVFFSPFLHADFNHLYSNSIPLILLGTFVLAAGTRRFLWSTMVIILVSGLGVWFTGSPNSVVVGASGVIFGYLGILLTRGIVERSWWNFGVVLLVGLLYGWQLIGILPTDERISWQGHLFGLLGGIVAAILFRRRADLSASERPGSPTATLG; this is encoded by the coding sequence GTGACCTGGCGCGACAACCCGACGGGCGGCAACCCCCACCGGTTCGGCACCGAGGCGTTCTACGCCTCGCTGGGCCGGGCCTTCGTCGCGATGTGCGCGGTCGTGCCGGTGCTGTTTCTCATCGAGGCGCTCGACGTCGGCCTGCGCCTCAACCTGGACGTGACCGCCGGGATCATTCCGCATCGGATCCAGGGGCTCGACGGGGTGTTCTTCTCGCCCTTCCTGCACGCCGACTTCAACCACCTCTACAGCAACAGCATCCCGCTGATCCTGCTCGGCACCTTCGTCCTGGCCGCCGGCACCCGCCGCTTCCTCTGGTCGACCATGGTGATCATTCTGGTCAGCGGGCTGGGGGTGTGGTTCACCGGCTCGCCGAACTCGGTGGTGGTCGGCGCCAGCGGGGTCATCTTCGGCTACCTCGGCATCCTGCTCACCCGGGGCATCGTCGAGCGGAGCTGGTGGAACTTCGGCGTGGTACTGCTGGTCGGCCTGCTCTACGGCTGGCAGCTGATCGGCATCCTGCCGACCGACGAGCGCATCTCCTGGCAGGGACACCTCTTCGGGCTGCTCGGCGGGATCGTCGCGGCGATCCTGTTCCGCCGCCGCGCGGACCTGTCGGCGTCGGAGCGGCCCGGGTCACCGACCGCCACCCTGGGCTGA
- a CDS encoding TetR/AcrR family transcriptional regulator, with product MVAPSLRARVRAGMIEEIKAVARRHLATDGANLSLRAVARDMGMVSSAIYRYFPSRDDLLTALILEAYEALGDVVEAADAAADPADLRGRWHAVCRAARSWALAHPAEYALLYGSPVPGYAAPEDTVAPASRPPLVLVGILRDGLADGRLSPPEDDLPEPVRADLAELAAGFFPGLPEALMARGMAGWTQLFGLISFDLFGRLDPAVPHRDEYFDHQTTLMADLIGLP from the coding sequence ATGGTCGCTCCCTCGCTCCGCGCCCGGGTCCGCGCCGGAATGATCGAAGAGATCAAGGCGGTGGCCCGCCGCCACCTGGCCACCGACGGCGCGAACCTCTCGCTGCGCGCGGTCGCCCGGGACATGGGCATGGTCTCCTCCGCGATCTACCGCTACTTCCCCAGCCGCGACGACCTGCTCACCGCGCTGATCCTGGAGGCGTACGAGGCGCTCGGCGACGTGGTGGAGGCGGCCGACGCCGCCGCCGACCCGGCCGACCTGCGCGGGCGCTGGCACGCGGTGTGCCGGGCCGCCCGGTCCTGGGCGCTGGCCCACCCCGCCGAGTACGCGCTGCTCTACGGCAGCCCCGTCCCCGGGTACGCGGCCCCGGAGGACACCGTCGCGCCGGCGTCGCGGCCCCCGCTGGTCCTGGTCGGCATCCTGCGCGACGGTCTCGCCGACGGCCGGCTCAGCCCGCCCGAGGACGACCTGCCCGAGCCGGTCCGCGCCGACCTCGCGGAGCTGGCCGCCGGGTTCTTCCCCGGGCTGCCCGAGGCGCTGATGGCCCGGGGGATGGCCGGCTGGACCCAGCTCTTCGGGTTGATCAGCTTCGACCTGTTCGGCCGGCTGGACCCGGCCGTCCCGCATCGCGACGAGTACTTCGACCACCAGACCACCCTGATGGCCGACCTCATCGGCCTGCCCTGA
- the glpX gene encoding class II fructose-bisphosphatase: MTTTRTRTPQNLDRNLALDLVRVTEAAAMAAGRWVGRGDKEGGDGAAVDAMRKLINSIPMRGVVVIGEGEKDNAPMLFNGEEVGDGSGPEVDVAVDPIDGTTLMSKGMPNALAVLAVAERGAMFDPSAVFYMEKLAVGPMYADVVDINAGVAENIRRIAKIKGSDVAEVTVCVLDRPRHDDLVNQIRRTGAGIRFISDGDIAGAIAAARGESDVDVLMGVGGTPEGITAACALKCMGGMMQAKLWPKDAEEREKALAAGHDLDRVLFTDDLVTGDNCFFVATGVTSGDLLRGVRYRAGGAYTQSIVMRSKSGTIRVIDSYHRLEKLALYSAVDFDGRPLAEQE; this comes from the coding sequence ATGACAACCACCAGGACGCGGACGCCACAGAACCTCGACCGCAACCTCGCCCTCGACCTGGTCCGGGTCACCGAGGCCGCGGCGATGGCCGCCGGCCGTTGGGTCGGCCGGGGCGACAAGGAGGGCGGCGACGGCGCAGCCGTCGACGCCATGCGCAAGCTGATCAACTCGATTCCGATGCGCGGTGTCGTGGTGATCGGCGAGGGCGAGAAGGACAACGCCCCGATGCTCTTCAACGGCGAGGAGGTCGGTGACGGGAGCGGTCCCGAGGTGGACGTGGCGGTCGACCCGATCGACGGCACCACACTGATGAGCAAGGGCATGCCGAACGCCCTCGCGGTGCTCGCGGTGGCCGAGCGCGGCGCGATGTTCGACCCGAGCGCCGTCTTCTACATGGAGAAGCTCGCCGTCGGCCCGATGTACGCCGACGTGGTCGACATCAACGCCGGGGTGGCCGAGAACATCCGCCGGATCGCCAAGATCAAGGGATCCGACGTCGCCGAGGTGACGGTCTGCGTGCTGGACCGGCCCCGGCACGACGACCTGGTGAACCAGATCCGGCGTACCGGCGCGGGCATCCGGTTCATCTCGGACGGCGACATCGCCGGCGCCATCGCGGCGGCCCGCGGCGAGTCCGACGTCGACGTGCTGATGGGCGTCGGCGGCACCCCGGAGGGCATCACCGCCGCCTGCGCCCTCAAGTGCATGGGCGGGATGATGCAGGCCAAGCTCTGGCCGAAGGACGCCGAGGAGCGGGAGAAGGCGCTGGCGGCCGGGCACGACCTGGACCGGGTGCTGTTCACCGACGACCTGGTCACCGGGGACAACTGCTTCTTCGTGGCGACCGGGGTCACCTCCGGCGACCTGCTGCGCGGCGTGCGCTACCGGGCCGGCGGGGCGTACACCCAGTCGATCGTGATGCGCTCCAAGAGCGGCACGATCCGGGTGATCGACTCGTACCACCGGCTGGAGAAACTCGCCCTCTACTCGGCGGTCGACTTCGACGGCCGGCCCCTGGCCGAGCAGGAGTGA